The following are from one region of the Chitinispirillales bacterium ANBcel5 genome:
- a CDS encoding DUF3820 family protein, with amino-acid sequence MPTSDSLFSDPTYLLKLARTRMPFGKYKGLLLIDLPEPYVVWFNRKGFPENTLGEMLRAVYEIKVNGLEYLFEPLKRVAPESNH; translated from the coding sequence ATGCCAACTTCCGATTCTCTTTTTTCTGATCCCACTTATCTTCTGAAGCTTGCACGTACAAGGATGCCTTTTGGCAAATACAAGGGGTTACTTCTTATAGACTTACCCGAACCCTATGTGGTATGGTTTAACCGTAAAGGGTTTCCTGAGAACACATTGGGGGAGATGCTCAGGGCTGTTTATGAAATAAAGGTAAATGGGTTAGAGTATCTTTTTGAACCACTTAAAAGAGTCGCTCCAGAATCTAACCATTAA
- a CDS encoding lycopene cyclase domain-containing protein translates to MNFLSQYPFLMLNILIWVAVLPVLIFRKDLRIHAAKLSILSIPFGFTEFLFYPDYWNPPFLFDLAERIGFGIEDFMFVTGLASMSITLPPFFLKKALIKAVVVDDTKNAVTVKSPKVAIPESSYSSMQVNSSSDVQRAENQASEPFHKTSFFSGKRALYFGLILSVAICAIAVVTVFWGVPAIYAAIILMTPIWIIPVKYRKDLIPMALWGGFIGFIVYGLQCLIFELLLPGSFETYWHTHKLLDFYVWRIPLEELLYGSVAFASALCLYPSLFNLRWKRLQ, encoded by the coding sequence ATGAATTTTTTGAGTCAGTACCCTTTTTTGATGCTGAATATCCTGATTTGGGTAGCGGTCCTCCCGGTGCTGATTTTCCGTAAAGATCTACGAATTCACGCAGCTAAACTGTCGATTCTCTCTATACCATTTGGCTTTACAGAGTTTCTGTTCTATCCCGATTACTGGAACCCACCATTCCTTTTTGATTTGGCAGAAAGAATTGGTTTTGGTATTGAGGACTTTATGTTTGTAACCGGTTTAGCATCTATGTCTATAACATTACCCCCATTTTTCCTGAAAAAGGCACTTATAAAAGCAGTGGTTGTTGATGATACAAAAAACGCTGTCACAGTAAAAAGTCCTAAGGTTGCAATACCTGAAAGTTCTTACAGTTCTATGCAAGTCAATAGCAGTAGTGATGTTCAGCGTGCAGAAAACCAGGCAAGTGAACCTTTTCACAAAACTTCTTTCTTTAGCGGTAAAAGGGCGCTGTATTTTGGATTAATTCTCTCGGTAGCAATATGTGCGATTGCTGTTGTTACAGTTTTTTGGGGAGTTCCTGCAATTTATGCGGCAATAATCCTTATGACTCCTATTTGGATTATACCGGTTAAGTATCGAAAGGATCTGATACCTATGGCTCTTTGGGGCGGGTTTATAGGATTTATAGTTTATGGACTCCAGTGCTTAATTTTTGAGCTTCTCTTACCGGGAAGCTTTGAAACTTACTGGCATACCCATAAATTATTGGACTTTTATGTCTGGCGAATTCCGCTTGAGGAACTGTTATATGGTAGTGTCGCTTTTGCCTCTGCACTGTGTTTATATCCATCCCTTTTCAACTTACGTTGGAAACGATTGCAATGA
- a CDS encoding prenyltransferase, whose amino-acid sequence MKILRAWLRASRLPSQTFILFPILFGVSVAFSVGYQLNLVYLLAVLLFSIMIQLYIVYANDYADYELDLLNDTYTPFSGGSRVLVYNHLKREQIGLGAVVSGFLCLLLGFILTLSGRPYALILVFFSLTLLWLYSFKPVELSYRGGGEFLQMVGAGFILPLFGYYVISGDIQSFPFQYYLSLLPLNLGCAISTTLPDEPSDRRGGKRTLAVLAGRTKVQIAVITLHCVAVIFFVVVVKELILNLWIVAVIILPLISIIVMIVCMKKSRPGNKTMFAFVLFSILSTLSFTILITAAMLFGTHKSS is encoded by the coding sequence ATGAAAATACTACGAGCCTGGCTCAGGGCATCACGTTTACCGAGCCAGACCTTTATACTTTTCCCAATACTGTTTGGAGTATCAGTAGCTTTTTCAGTGGGCTATCAGTTAAATCTTGTATACCTTTTAGCAGTGCTTTTATTCAGCATAATGATTCAACTATACATCGTATATGCAAACGATTATGCAGATTACGAGCTGGACCTCCTTAATGATACCTATACTCCATTTTCAGGTGGTTCCAGAGTTCTTGTTTACAACCACCTGAAAAGAGAACAGATTGGTTTGGGTGCAGTGGTCTCTGGGTTTTTGTGCCTTTTACTTGGCTTCATACTGACGCTGAGTGGAAGACCATATGCTCTTATCCTGGTTTTTTTCTCATTAACACTACTGTGGCTTTACAGTTTTAAACCTGTAGAGCTATCCTACCGGGGAGGCGGAGAGTTTCTTCAGATGGTGGGTGCTGGTTTCATCCTGCCGCTATTTGGATACTATGTTATATCAGGAGACATTCAAAGCTTTCCATTTCAATATTATCTATCATTGTTGCCACTAAATCTTGGATGTGCTATTTCTACAACGTTGCCCGATGAACCATCAGACAGAAGGGGCGGTAAGAGAACTTTGGCCGTTCTGGCCGGAAGAACAAAAGTTCAAATAGCTGTAATCACCCTACACTGTGTGGCTGTTATCTTCTTTGTTGTTGTTGTTAAGGAGCTAATTCTTAATCTATGGATAGTTGCAGTAATTATCCTTCCATTGATCTCTATTATCGTAATGATTGTATGCATGAAAAAAAGCAGACCAGGTAATAAAACCATGTTTGCTTTTGTGCTCTTCTCCATTCTCTCCACTTTGTCCTTTACGATTTTAATAACAGCAGCGATGCTTTTTGGAACTCACAAATCCTCATGA
- the trpD gene encoding anthranilate phosphoribosyltransferase encodes MSTLEDFGGFITTLMSGEHLSKQQARECWQQIVTNNQPDLQQGAFMAALSMKGETAQEIAGTWEAVYELDTEKVDLSHLYPLVENCGTGMDSLKTFNISTAAAIIAASDGVTIARHGARALTSKCGTIDVLEHMGIDVEAPLEVVKESIHHCGIGIFNGMSEIVHPKALFRILSQIRFGSTLNIAGSLANPANPTHGVRGVYGPHLLKQTVETMKAIGYKRALVFHGYGSGENEGMDELSTLGNSLIYELDEKGVIHHYSISPEDFGIKRASYEQLKNAESVAEASQIVCRVLQNKATEAQRDIVLLNTAPLLYIADKVDTLEAGFAKAKDLLENGAAFEKLQEWVGCQNRNPSTGYKTLKLACAC; translated from the coding sequence ATGAGCACTCTGGAGGATTTTGGAGGTTTCATTACAACATTAATGAGTGGAGAGCACCTTTCAAAGCAGCAAGCCAGAGAGTGCTGGCAGCAGATAGTTACAAATAACCAGCCAGATCTACAGCAGGGTGCATTTATGGCAGCGCTCTCCATGAAAGGTGAAACTGCTCAGGAGATTGCAGGAACCTGGGAAGCGGTGTATGAGCTGGATACAGAGAAGGTGGATTTGTCACACTTATATCCACTCGTTGAAAATTGCGGCACAGGGATGGATAGCCTTAAGACATTCAATATCAGCACTGCAGCAGCAATAATCGCAGCTTCTGATGGAGTTACTATCGCCAGGCATGGAGCCCGTGCGCTTACATCCAAATGTGGAACAATTGATGTTCTGGAGCATATGGGGATAGATGTGGAAGCACCGCTTGAGGTGGTTAAGGAGAGTATACACCATTGTGGTATCGGCATATTTAACGGGATGAGCGAAATTGTTCATCCAAAAGCACTCTTTAGAATTCTCTCTCAGATTCGGTTTGGATCGACTCTTAATATAGCAGGTTCTCTTGCCAATCCAGCTAATCCCACCCATGGTGTAAGGGGCGTCTATGGCCCTCATCTGCTTAAACAAACGGTGGAAACGATGAAGGCCATAGGATATAAGAGAGCACTTGTGTTTCATGGCTACGGCAGTGGCGAGAACGAAGGAATGGATGAGCTGTCGACTTTGGGCAATTCACTAATCTATGAACTGGATGAAAAGGGAGTGATTCACCACTATAGCATAAGTCCTGAGGATTTCGGCATTAAACGGGCATCATATGAGCAGCTTAAAAACGCGGAGTCTGTTGCTGAGGCATCACAGATCGTCTGTCGTGTTCTTCAAAACAAGGCAACAGAAGCTCAGAGAGATATTGTACTGCTTAATACCGCCCCGCTGCTCTATATAGCGGATAAGGTTGATACGCTGGAAGCGGGTTTTGCCAAGGCAAAAGATCTTTTAGAGAATGGTGCAGCGTTTGAAAAACTTCAGGAATGGGTGGGATGTCAGAACCGCAATCCTTCAACCGGCTATAAAACTCTAAAACTGGCTTGTGCATGTTAA
- a CDS encoding prenyltransferase has translation MLKPWIVAVKPGSLPKIILPLLAGFSVGVWMAEAFSSLGFILLLLYGLSLQIFIVLMNDVADADADCYHMKHYPHLIDERMIPTGQISKRAMFTAGCIAALLCLATAVLYAILLGRLFAPVAALVSVLILTLYSFGPYRFNYRGMGELFEALGVGIVLPLSALYFTSGKLVPDTLAPFILLFLLALASALSSGLKHMPSDKKTGKRTYAVLYGLNSAKNLIVALSFFSLLIAILFSIHFFTLIGALFLVLIPGIHFYIVVRYKKRADIEDLKSLGKFKYHLHRLIFTITTGVALTFLTLSI, from the coding sequence ATGTTAAAGCCCTGGATCGTTGCTGTTAAGCCGGGATCACTTCCCAAGATCATACTTCCCCTTCTTGCTGGTTTTTCCGTGGGTGTGTGGATGGCAGAGGCATTCTCTTCACTTGGTTTTATACTCTTACTTCTCTACGGCCTGTCTCTTCAGATCTTTATTGTGTTAATGAATGATGTTGCAGATGCAGATGCTGATTGCTACCACATGAAACACTATCCTCATCTTATCGATGAACGAATGATCCCTACGGGCCAGATATCAAAGAGAGCAATGTTCACAGCCGGATGTATAGCAGCACTTCTCTGTTTAGCTACAGCAGTACTCTATGCAATTCTTTTGGGCCGTCTATTTGCACCTGTAGCTGCTTTGGTTTCTGTACTGATCCTCACTTTGTACAGTTTTGGCCCTTATCGTTTTAATTATAGAGGAATGGGAGAGTTGTTTGAAGCATTAGGCGTGGGAATCGTACTTCCGTTATCAGCCCTCTATTTTACTTCAGGTAAATTAGTGCCCGATACACTTGCTCCGTTTATTCTTCTTTTCCTGCTTGCCCTGGCCAGCGCACTTTCGAGCGGACTTAAGCATATGCCTTCAGACAAAAAAACCGGTAAAAGAACCTATGCCGTTCTCTACGGTCTCAACAGTGCAAAAAATTTGATAGTGGCTCTTTCGTTTTTTTCACTGCTGATAGCAATTCTCTTTTCAATCCATTTCTTTACTTTGATTGGAGCTCTTTTTCTTGTACTTATACCTGGAATCCACTTTTACATAGTGGTACGCTATAAAAAACGGGCAGATATAGAGGATCTTAAATCTCTGGGCAAATTCAAATATCATCTTCACCGGTTGATTTTTACAATCACTACAGGTGTAGCACTGACCTTTTTGACACTGTCTATATAA